A window of the Campylobacteraceae bacterium genome harbors these coding sequences:
- a CDS encoding DMT family transporter: MTQNNKNIFHILLFFAMIGWGATWVNAKILSEYINEFEMVFLRIGITALTMIPIILVLKKSFKIDIKTFLLVCVSALVMIFYMKYYFLGTKLGTASLGGAFVTTLVPINTFLILVLMRSKTIAKKDMFALGLGVIGVLTMLNAWALKAEDIFVLHNLYFIFASILWPVLTILSSKSRNISPIVFTFYLYIVVVVLDVLFFVDISNIAYESFDSRFWLNIFVITIAGSTFANTIYFLGVEKLGASEVSSFIFLVPFSAIALSVIFLGEEIGINVIIGTVLTLFAVKILNNIKLFKSKT; this comes from the coding sequence ATGACACAAAATAATAAAAATATTTTTCACATACTACTTTTTTTTGCGATGATAGGCTGGGGTGCTACGTGGGTTAATGCTAAAATATTAAGCGAGTATATTAATGAATTCGAGATGGTATTTTTACGTATTGGAATTACTGCTTTAACAATGATTCCTATTATATTGGTTTTAAAAAAATCTTTTAAAATTGATATAAAAACATTTTTATTGGTTTGTGTAAGTGCTCTTGTTATGATTTTTTATATGAAGTATTATTTTTTAGGAACCAAACTAGGAACAGCCTCTTTAGGAGGCGCTTTTGTAACTACTCTTGTACCTATTAATACTTTTTTAATTTTGGTTTTAATGCGAAGTAAAACAATAGCTAAAAAAGATATGTTTGCTTTAGGACTTGGCGTTATTGGGGTATTAACTATGTTAAATGCCTGGGCTTTAAAAGCAGAAGATATTTTTGTTTTGCATAACTTGTATTTTATATTTGCTTCCATTTTATGGCCGGTATTAACAATACTTTCATCTAAATCGCGTAATATTTCGCCCATTGTATTTACTTTTTATTTGTATATAGTTGTTGTGGTTTTAGATGTATTGTTTTTTGTAGATATCTCAAATATTGCTTACGAGAGTTTTGATTCAAGATTTTGGCTTAATATTTTTGTAATAACGATTGCTGGTTCTACTTTTGCAAATACTATTTATTTTTTAGGTGTTGAAAAACTAGGAGCAAGTGAAGTATCCTCTTTTATTTTTTTAGTACCTTTTTCTGCCATTGCTTTGAGTGTAATATTTCTAGGAGAAGAAATTGGAATTAATGTTATTATAGGTACTGTTCTTACTTTATTCGCTGTAAAAATATTAAACAATATAAAACTATTTAAATCAAAAACATGA
- a CDS encoding YceI family protein, producing the protein MKTITHEELNTMYEKNDVFTLIDVLPKVHYDNVHFKNAINICVYEMSFISSIDALKLKKDSKIVLYGNNHNDVDSKAAYEKLILAKYINIFYIKNPFSLKDKTYLVGKNITLNEEQVLNLPTKRFSLSSNNTLTWRGKNTNGSHTGSIKLSSGFISYEKNVLEGEFIVDMKSIDTSDLTQEQGKDYLNTHLNSEDFFFTHFFPQAKFSFSNISLEKDAYLTANNCILEGVLSIKGISKPFACAANLSFAEERLVLSSTFSFDRTFWNIIYGSSKFFKYLGMHKVFDDIIIDLRLELE; encoded by the coding sequence ATGAAAACAATTACGCATGAAGAGTTAAATACAATGTATGAAAAAAATGACGTTTTTACCTTAATAGATGTGCTGCCTAAAGTACATTATGACAATGTACATTTTAAAAATGCCATTAATATTTGTGTTTATGAAATGAGTTTTATTTCAAGTATAGATGCATTAAAATTGAAAAAAGATTCTAAAATTGTACTTTATGGAAACAATCACAATGATGTAGATTCAAAAGCAGCTTATGAAAAACTTATCTTAGCTAAGTACATTAATATATTTTATATAAAAAATCCTTTTTCTTTAAAGGATAAAACGTATTTAGTAGGTAAAAATATAACATTAAATGAGGAACAAGTTCTTAATCTTCCAACTAAACGTTTTTCATTGAGTTCTAATAACACCCTTACTTGGAGAGGAAAAAATACGAATGGTTCTCACACAGGAAGTATAAAGCTTAGCAGTGGTTTTATATCTTATGAAAAAAACGTATTAGAAGGTGAGTTTATTGTTGATATGAAAAGTATTGATACTTCGGATTTAACACAAGAGCAAGGAAAAGATTATTTGAATACACATTTAAATTCAGAAGATTTTTTCTTTACTCATTTTTTTCCCCAAGCCAAATTTTCTTTTTCAAATATTTCTTTAGAAAAAGACGCGTATTTAACAGCTAATAATTGTATCTTAGAAGGAGTCTTAAGTATAAAAGGAATTTCTAAACCTTTTGCATGTGCTGCTAATTTGTCTTTTGCTGAAGAGCGTTTGGTTTTATCAAGTACTTTTTCTTTTGATAGAACATTTTGGAATATTATTTATGGTTCAAGTAAATTTTTTAAGTACTTAGGCATGCACAAAGTGTTTGATGATATTATTATTGATTTACGTTTAGAGTTAGAATAA
- a CDS encoding SMC family ATPase, with protein MILLSLKLQNFKKYKELNIEFSLGLIGILGKNGSGKSTIFEAILFALYGELKNKGYKDIIRNAKASIKDAVCVELSFEYEACTYRVKREFRGKNLSASAHFYKNEELLCSGVKEVTSYISTLSHMNKEAFLSTLFASQKELNSLSSLKNEDRKKMIRKLLGLEKIDFVEKELIEKSRALKREISAYDEVLLSKEEKQNKTNKQKELKEEKNKKEKERVELKEKLLQKKDKEQGLKKELDVYQVLKEEKVKAFNTYTLVINNKSIKEKYLSKVLVEIESLKKKEKELQVLEPVKKEYIDLYESMKVFIKEKEISIKKEALIKEQEHLRLDFVKYKEDVSLLELECKEHESLILKEQEQNLLLNAKNKEVRSIEAKEKSLHVSIRSQEKQIEQNKEKIHALNSLGKSSPCPVCTRPLLEEYDKVLESLALSIKELQENKINEELKSLSLISNKKENVEKDLHHLQKEAMTLSQRINLIESKKKDLLKVSEHFFKVKEKGLKNKEELLSYEKSNYNKEKHEQANTRYQDLKEKYEYVLSLETMLIRADNLKKEKANTQEELSILSAREAKSKTEHESILYDEVKHSLHQDNYVKEQKEYESIHLLFNAQNVLIATLEGEIKTLEAILEKNETHAKKVQNKKDDLLDYEKIKVSLLAFKNKLNAKISPRISQLASSLFERITKGKYQHIEVNNEFDFFIYEEGIKYPLERFSGGEIDLANLVLRISISKTLGELNNSSSMEFMAFDEVFGSQDENRRLEILEAFHTIKEQYRQIFLISHETDIKEMFETVIEV; from the coding sequence ATGATACTGCTTAGTTTAAAACTTCAAAACTTTAAAAAGTATAAAGAACTAAATATTGAGTTCTCTTTAGGTCTTATAGGGATACTAGGAAAGAATGGTTCTGGAAAATCAACTATTTTTGAAGCCATACTCTTTGCTTTATATGGGGAATTAAAGAATAAAGGTTATAAAGACATAATACGAAATGCCAAAGCCAGTATTAAAGATGCTGTATGCGTAGAACTGTCTTTTGAATATGAAGCTTGTACGTATAGGGTTAAAAGAGAGTTTAGAGGAAAGAACTTAAGTGCTAGTGCCCATTTTTATAAAAATGAAGAACTACTATGTTCAGGGGTTAAAGAAGTTACTTCTTATATTAGTACTTTAAGCCATATGAATAAAGAAGCTTTTTTATCAACACTCTTTGCTTCTCAAAAAGAATTAAACTCTTTATCTTCTTTAAAAAATGAAGACAGAAAAAAAATGATTCGAAAACTTCTGGGTTTAGAAAAAATAGATTTTGTTGAAAAAGAGCTAATAGAGAAGTCTAGAGCATTAAAAAGAGAGATAAGTGCATATGATGAAGTTCTCTTAAGTAAAGAAGAGAAACAAAACAAAACAAACAAACAAAAAGAATTAAAAGAAGAAAAAAATAAAAAAGAAAAAGAACGTGTAGAACTTAAAGAAAAACTTCTACAAAAAAAAGACAAAGAACAAGGCTTGAAAAAAGAACTTGATGTTTACCAAGTATTAAAAGAAGAAAAAGTAAAAGCCTTTAATACCTATACGCTTGTAATAAACAATAAGAGTATCAAAGAAAAGTATTTATCCAAAGTTTTAGTAGAGATAGAGAGTTTAAAGAAAAAAGAAAAAGAACTACAGGTATTAGAGCCTGTTAAAAAAGAGTATATAGATCTGTATGAAAGTATGAAAGTATTTATTAAAGAAAAAGAAATAAGTATTAAAAAAGAAGCCTTGATAAAAGAACAAGAGCACTTACGTTTGGATTTTGTTAAATACAAAGAAGATGTAAGCCTATTAGAACTTGAGTGTAAAGAACATGAATCTTTAATACTAAAAGAACAAGAACAAAACCTTTTGTTAAATGCTAAGAATAAAGAAGTACGTAGTATAGAAGCTAAAGAAAAATCTTTGCATGTAAGTATAAGAAGTCAAGAAAAACAAATAGAGCAAAACAAAGAAAAAATTCATGCCTTAAACAGCCTTGGTAAAAGCTCACCTTGTCCTGTATGTACCAGACCCCTATTAGAAGAGTATGATAAAGTCTTAGAAAGTCTTGCTTTAAGTATAAAAGAACTACAAGAAAATAAAATCAATGAAGAGCTTAAGTCTTTATCTCTTATAAGTAACAAGAAAGAAAACGTAGAAAAAGACTTACATCATTTGCAAAAAGAAGCAATGACACTTTCTCAAAGAATAAACTTAATTGAGAGTAAAAAGAAAGACTTATTAAAAGTAAGTGAGCACTTTTTTAAAGTAAAAGAAAAAGGCCTAAAAAACAAAGAAGAACTTTTATCTTATGAAAAGAGTAACTACAATAAAGAAAAGCATGAACAAGCCAATACAAGATATCAAGACTTAAAAGAAAAATATGAATATGTACTTTCTTTAGAAACAATGTTAATACGAGCAGATAACTTAAAAAAAGAAAAAGCCAATACACAAGAAGAACTTAGTATTCTGAGTGCAAGAGAAGCAAAAAGTAAAACAGAACATGAGAGTATTCTTTATGATGAGGTAAAACATTCATTGCATCAAGATAACTATGTTAAAGAGCAAAAAGAATATGAATCCATACATTTGTTGTTTAATGCTCAAAATGTTCTAATAGCTACCTTAGAAGGAGAAATAAAAACCCTTGAGGCAATATTAGAGAAAAATGAAACACATGCTAAAAAAGTTCAAAATAAAAAAGATGATTTATTAGACTATGAAAAGATTAAAGTTTCTCTTTTGGCTTTTAAAAATAAATTAAATGCTAAAATTTCTCCTCGTATATCTCAACTTGCTTCTTCTTTGTTTGAACGTATTACTAAAGGCAAGTATCAACATATAGAAGTAAACAATGAATTTGACTTTTTTATCTACGAAGAAGGAATCAAATATCCACTTGAGCGTTTCTCAGGAGGAGAAATTGATTTAGCAAATCTGGTATTAAGAATATCTATTTCAAAAACTTTGGGTGAATTAAATAACAGTTCAAGTATGGAATTTATGGCTTTTGATGAGGTTTTTGGCTCTCAAGATGAAAACAGAAGACTTGAGATTCTGGAGGCTTTTCACACCATCAAAGAACAATACAGGCAAATCTTTTTAATATCCCATGAAACGGATATAAAAGAAATGTTTGAAACAGTAATAGAGGTCTAA
- a CDS encoding pentapeptide repeat-containing protein yields MDFPDNAYKYLSDEERIYFQYKSKEELQKRWKTEEGEEFTRKILEINLVGGSYRNYSSFLGFVKNDFFKDDLKVDLRGFDLSSYSNVFQEKIVSLDFSFCDLSYATFNNSELNKCQFMHSNMEEVDFSNTLLQECDFSYSNLDKSDFSFSNLENTQFLSSNINAIVLKKTNLKGLKFNKKVDFSYLDIKELESINNPAFLGFLRQKMSFKEKIKNSLFQKIVYFFWLKYQTFY; encoded by the coding sequence ATGGATTTTCCAGATAATGCTTATAAGTATTTAAGCGATGAAGAACGTATATATTTTCAATACAAAAGCAAAGAAGAATTGCAAAAAAGATGGAAAACAGAAGAAGGAGAAGAATTTACACGTAAGATTTTAGAAATAAACTTAGTAGGTGGTTCTTATAGAAATTACAGTTCTTTTTTGGGTTTTGTTAAAAATGACTTTTTTAAGGATGATTTAAAAGTAGATTTAAGAGGTTTTGATTTATCTTCTTATTCAAATGTATTTCAGGAAAAAATTGTTTCTTTGGATTTTTCTTTTTGTGATTTGTCTTATGCTACATTTAATAATTCAGAATTAAATAAATGTCAATTTATGCATTCCAATATGGAAGAAGTAGATTTTTCCAATACCTTATTACAAGAGTGTGATTTTTCTTATAGCAATTTAGATAAAAGTGATTTTTCTTTTTCTAATCTGGAAAATACACAGTTTTTATCTTCTAATATTAATGCTATTGTTTTAAAAAAGACAAATCTTAAAGGTCTTAAGTTTAACAAAAAAGTTGATTTTTCATATCTTGATATAAAAGAACTCGAAAGCATCAATAATCCTGCTTTTTTAGGCTTCTTACGTCAAAAAATGAGTTTTAAAGAAAAAATCAAAAATAGCTTATTTCAAAAAATAGTGTATTTCTTCTGGTTAAAGTATCAGACTTTTTACTAA
- a CDS encoding DMT family transporter — translation MTQTNKTLFYILMLVAMFAWGAAWINTKVLTSYINEFELIFIRYSLTTLTMIPIILYLKKSFYIDLRSLFLVFLSAVVLLFCMKYSILGTKLGTASLGGALVTVLIPINTFIFLSFLNKKIIQRKDVFALSLGAFGVLIMLNVFSLNADNIFTLYNLYFVLAALLWPLISIISSKSKRISPIVYTFYLYLFTSMLDAVFFVDFKTIKTEDFDTVFYLNMGIIILAATTFGNTIYFLCIEKLGAKEANSFIFLVPFSAISLGAVFLDESISISIIIGTILTLIAVKLLNNISFKRKKK, via the coding sequence ATGACACAAACAAATAAAACACTTTTTTATATTTTAATGCTCGTAGCAATGTTTGCTTGGGGTGCTGCTTGGATTAATACCAAAGTATTAACATCTTATATTAATGAATTTGAATTGATTTTTATAAGGTATTCCTTGACTACTTTAACAATGATACCCATTATTTTGTACTTAAAAAAATCTTTTTATATTGATTTAAGAAGCCTTTTTTTGGTTTTTCTAAGTGCAGTTGTATTACTTTTTTGCATGAAATATTCAATTTTAGGAACAAAACTAGGAACGGCTTCTTTAGGTGGGGCTTTAGTTACTGTGTTAATTCCTATTAATACTTTTATTTTTTTATCCTTTTTGAACAAAAAAATAATACAAAGAAAAGATGTATTTGCTTTAAGTCTTGGGGCTTTTGGTGTTTTAATTATGCTTAATGTTTTTTCTTTAAATGCTGATAATATTTTTACTTTATACAATTTATATTTTGTTTTAGCTGCATTGTTATGGCCTTTAATAAGTATTATCTCTTCTAAATCAAAACGTATTTCTCCTATTGTTTATACTTTTTATTTATACTTATTTACAAGCATGTTAGATGCTGTGTTTTTTGTTGATTTCAAAACAATAAAAACAGAAGATTTTGATACTGTTTTTTATTTAAATATGGGAATAATCATACTTGCAGCAACTACTTTTGGTAATACTATTTATTTTTTATGTATTGAAAAACTGGGTGCCAAAGAAGCCAACTCTTTTATTTTTCTTGTTCCTTTTTCTGCTATTTCTTTAGGGGCTGTTTTTTTAGATGAGAGTATATCTATTAGTATTATAATAGGAACAATATTAACCTTAATTGCAGTCAAATTATTAAATAATATTTCTTTTAAAAGAAAGAAAAAATAA
- a CDS encoding pirin family protein, which yields MSKLIHWSKKEQEEQVLFGGSFIENKPISFPSYFKKYAYSNLFYWAHLEAKESNIFPLHPHEGFEIMTFVLKGRVEHYDTINAKYIALKQGDMQIMQTGSGMQHSEKILKGSELFQLWFNPDFKLSLKNKAQYKDYSQADFVQDQKEGIKSIQYLGDESTNYHETQGISIKKQIFEKGKYFLALDKDTIYSIYILNASGTINEQEVIKDDFIKIEESQELKILAKEALELFIVSSPSKISYPLI from the coding sequence ATGTCAAAATTAATACATTGGAGTAAAAAAGAGCAAGAAGAGCAGGTTTTATTTGGAGGAAGTTTTATCGAAAATAAACCTATTTCTTTTCCCTCTTATTTTAAAAAATATGCCTATTCAAATCTATTTTATTGGGCACATTTAGAAGCAAAAGAAAGCAATATTTTTCCTTTACATCCACATGAAGGTTTTGAAATTATGACCTTTGTTTTAAAAGGAAGAGTAGAACATTATGATACGATTAATGCTAAATACATTGCTTTAAAACAAGGCGATATGCAAATCATGCAAACAGGTTCTGGGATGCAACACAGTGAGAAAATTCTAAAAGGAAGTGAGCTTTTTCAACTTTGGTTTAATCCTGATTTTAAGTTATCATTAAAGAATAAAGCACAGTATAAAGATTACAGCCAAGCAGATTTTGTTCAAGATCAAAAAGAGGGAATAAAAAGCATACAATACTTAGGAGATGAGAGTACAAACTATCATGAAACACAAGGTATTAGTATTAAAAAACAAATATTTGAAAAAGGAAAATATTTCTTGGCTTTAGATAAAGATACAATATATTCAATTTATATCTTAAATGCTTCTGGTACTATAAACGAACAAGAGGTGATAAAAGATGATTTTATTAAGATTGAAGAGTCGCAAGAATTAAAAATACTTGCAAAAGAAGCTTTGGAGTTATTTATTGTAAGTTCTCCTTCAAAAATTTCTTACCCACTAATATAA
- a CDS encoding exonuclease SbcCD subunit D, with amino-acid sequence MQIIHFSDTHLGFNDLDILDDNNINQREADFYDAFSQVVSYIKNNKVDYIIHTGDLFHRSSPSNRAITFALKAIKEINDLNIPFILIAGNHSTPKSNLSSPILKIFESFSNVYLSYNQEYKKIEFKDAIFHTLPHMNDSSKAEEQIQKSFDNINKNKKNIMMLHCSVGAWYLMDEYGEWVYPKEKEYIFNHMDYVALGHWHGFNSVAINAGKEKYKNVYYSGSLERTSLNDKRNSKGFIHLYLEDNKEIQVTYQEIKIRALVQKEIDAQDYETSCSTLNVSDCKDALVEVVLKNLSINKSLDIQNADIKALFKDALHVSIKREFLKTQEDKNEVLDIEALSLEEYFLAHMQEEENKEEYTRLKNKVQELFSLYKDKNDTA; translated from the coding sequence TTGCAAATAATACACTTTTCAGATACCCATTTGGGTTTTAACGATTTAGACATTTTAGATGATAACAATATCAATCAAAGAGAAGCCGATTTTTATGATGCTTTTTCGCAGGTTGTTTCTTATATCAAAAACAATAAAGTAGATTATATTATTCATACAGGGGATTTGTTCCATAGAAGCTCTCCTTCTAATAGAGCTATTACTTTTGCACTTAAAGCAATAAAAGAAATAAATGATTTAAATATTCCTTTTATTTTAATAGCAGGTAATCACTCAACCCCTAAAAGTAATCTTTCTTCTCCTATCTTAAAAATATTTGAGAGTTTTTCTAATGTCTATCTTTCTTATAATCAAGAATATAAAAAAATAGAATTTAAGGATGCCATTTTTCATACTCTTCCACATATGAATGACAGCTCTAAAGCAGAAGAACAAATACAAAAAAGTTTTGATAATATCAACAAAAACAAAAAGAACATTATGATGTTGCATTGTAGTGTGGGTGCTTGGTATTTAATGGATGAATACGGAGAATGGGTATATCCAAAAGAAAAAGAATATATTTTCAATCATATGGATTATGTTGCTTTAGGACATTGGCATGGGTTTAACAGTGTAGCTATTAATGCAGGAAAAGAAAAATACAAGAATGTTTATTACTCAGGCTCATTAGAGAGAACCTCTCTTAATGATAAAAGAAACTCTAAGGGTTTTATTCATTTGTATTTAGAAGATAATAAAGAAATACAAGTTACTTATCAAGAGATTAAAATAAGAGCTTTAGTTCAAAAAGAAATAGATGCACAAGATTATGAGACTTCATGTTCTACACTTAATGTAAGTGATTGTAAAGATGCTTTAGTAGAAGTAGTGCTTAAGAACTTAAGTATTAATAAGTCTTTAGACATTCAAAACGCGGATATAAAAGCTTTGTTTAAAGATGCTTTGCATGTAAGTATAAAAAGAGAATTTTTAAAAACACAAGAAGATAAGAATGAAGTATTAGATATAGAGGCTTTAAGTCTGGAAGAATACTTTTTAGCACATATGCAAGAAGAAGAAAACAAAGAAGAGTATACGCGTTTGAAAAACAAGGTACAAGAGCTGTTTTCTTTATACAAGGACAAAAATGATACTGCTTAG
- a CDS encoding amino acid permease: MKLNAFSLSGLIIGPILGSGIILLPPLLYNSIKLNALLVLGIILFLGFIFALIFGKLAILYKGEGGVTLATKAALGKKYQLLSSFYLICAVFFGPVAVLLIAAQFIQEYFSSLSLVVLALLIYVLTYVLLLVRIDFLGKLMLVISTFISLLFIVSSIYVLFNSSSFVFVFPSLSFQEFGHSFVLAFWAIVGWEVIGNYSNDIKNNDSLKYAVIASALIVSLVYILVIFAICFGDFPNKTSGDFSLYYLLEPLFKEAAYPLLSWVSLLLCIGTLILFVGGVARLIASLELNKYTSKYSAKNTPIGALNSLSFVYIITLVLVYFEYLNLTNLVSFADGFFIANAIIGLITAIVLFEKGFLQYAAMFLVLVFTSILLFSNIFILLLILFLFVFTFFKKNTLKKSA; this comes from the coding sequence ATGAAATTAAATGCTTTTTCTTTGAGCGGTTTGATTATTGGGCCTATTTTAGGTTCAGGAATCATTCTTCTTCCTCCTTTATTGTATAACAGTATAAAACTAAACGCTTTACTTGTTCTTGGTATTATTTTATTTTTGGGATTTATTTTTGCTTTAATATTTGGAAAACTTGCAATTTTATATAAAGGAGAAGGAGGCGTTACCCTAGCTACTAAAGCAGCTCTTGGAAAAAAATATCAATTATTAAGTTCTTTTTATTTGATTTGTGCCGTTTTTTTTGGTCCCGTGGCAGTTTTATTAATTGCTGCACAATTTATTCAAGAATACTTTTCTTCTTTATCTTTGGTTGTTTTAGCGCTTTTAATCTATGTACTTACTTATGTTTTATTACTTGTTCGTATTGATTTTTTGGGAAAACTAATGTTGGTAATTAGTACTTTTATTTCTTTATTGTTTATTGTTTCAAGTATTTATGTATTGTTTAATAGTTCTTCTTTTGTATTTGTTTTTCCCTCTTTATCTTTTCAAGAATTTGGACATTCTTTTGTACTTGCATTTTGGGCAATTGTTGGCTGGGAGGTTATTGGAAACTATTCCAATGATATCAAAAACAATGACAGTTTAAAATATGCAGTAATTGCTTCTGCTCTTATTGTTTCTTTGGTATATATTTTAGTTATTTTTGCTATTTGTTTTGGGGATTTTCCCAATAAAACTTCGGGGGATTTTAGCTTGTATTATTTGCTTGAACCCTTGTTTAAAGAAGCTGCTTATCCTCTTTTAAGTTGGGTATCTTTACTTTTATGTATTGGTACACTTATCTTATTTGTAGGAGGGGTAGCCAGATTAATTGCTTCTTTAGAGTTAAACAAATATACCTCCAAATATTCAGCTAAAAATACCCCCATTGGGGCTTTAAATTCTTTATCTTTTGTGTATATAATTACTCTGGTTTTAGTGTATTTTGAATATTTAAATTTAACTAATTTGGTTTCTTTTGCAGATGGATTTTTTATTGCTAATGCAATAATTGGTTTAATAACAGCCATTGTTTTGTTTGAAAAAGGTTTTTTACAATATGCTGCAATGTTTTTAGTACTTGTTTTTACAAGTATTTTACTTTTTTCCAATATTTTTATACTTTTATTGATACTATTTTTGTTTGTTTTCACGTTTTTTAAGAAAAATACATTAAAAAAAAGTGCTTAA